TCATAGAGCAGGTCGACGATCAGCTTGGTTTCGTGGAGGCATTCGAAATAGGCCATTTCCGGGGCGTAGCCGGCTTCGACCAGGGTTTCGAAACCCGCCTGGATCAGGTGGGTGATGCCGCCGCACAGAACGGCCTGTTCGCCGAAGAGGTCGGTTTCGCACTCTTCCTTGAAGTTGGTTTCGATGATGCCCGAACGGCCACCGCCCACGCCCGAGGCATAGGCCAGCGCCACGTCGTGGGCATTGCCGGTGGCGTCCTGATGGACGGCCACGAGGCAGGGCACGCCGCCGCCCTTGGTGTATTCACCGCGCACGGTGTGGCCCGGACCCTTGGGGGCGATCATGATCACGTCGACGTCGGCGCGCGGCTCGATCAGGCCGAAGTGGACGTTGAGGCCATGGGCAAAGGCCAGCGCCGAACCGGGGCGCAGGTTGGCGTGGATGTCGTCGGCATAGATCGCGGCCTGATGTTCGTCGGGCGCCAGGATCATGAGGATGTCGGCCCAGGCGGCCGCTTCGGCGTTGGCGAGAACCTTGAAGCCGGCAGCTTCCGCCTTGGCGGCGCTGGCCGAACCGGGACGCAGCGCGATGGCCACTTCCTTGATGCCCGAATCGCGCAGGTTCTGCGCGTGGGCGTGGCCCTGGCTGCCATAGCCGAGGATGGCGATCTTCTTGCCCGCGATCAGGTTCAGATCGCAATCGGCGTCGTAGTAAACCTTCATGGTACTCGTCCTTGGTTGGGTCGTCCTGCCGTGGGCATCCATCGGGCCGGAAAAGCGCAGCGCTTATCGGGGAAAATGGATCGCGGCGCAAGGCCGCGAAGGAGCGGGTTTCTGTTTATGAATTTGAAATAAAAAGAAAAAGCTTAGACTGCCTGAGTGCCGCGGATCATGCCCACGATGCCGGTCCGGCCGACTTCGACCAAGCCGAGTTCCTTCATCAGCGAGACGAAGGTGTCGATCTTCTCGGGCGCGCCGGTCAGCTCGAAGATGAAGCTCGACGTGGTGGTGTCGACCACCTGGGCGCGGAACACGTCGGCCAGGCGCAGCGCCTCGACGCGGTTCTCGCCCTTGCCCGAGACCTTGATCAGCGCGAGTTCGCGCGCGACGTAGGGCCCCACTTCGGTAAGGTCGGTCACCTTGTGGACGGGCACGAGCCGTTCGAGCTGGGCGTGGATCTGGTCGATCACCGCGGGCGGGCCGTGGGTGACGATGGTGATCCGGCTGACGTCGTGCTCGTCGGTGATGTCGGCCACGGTCAGGCTGTCGATGTTGTAGCCGCGCGCGGTGAACAGCCCGGCGATCTTGGCCAGAATGCCTGCCTCGTTGTCGACCGTGATGGTCAGCACATGGCGCTCTTGCGCCGGGATCTTGATCTTCATCATGGGAAGCGTGTCTCGACTCTAAAATCTGTTCAGACCAGCGCCTTGGCTTCGTCGTCCATGGTCCCGGCGACCTGATCGCCATAGAGCAGCATGTCGGTGTGCGCCGCGCCCGAGGGGATCATCGGGAAGCAGTTGGCTTCCTTGGTCACGCGGCAATCGACGATCACCGGGCCGGGATGGTCGATCATGGCCTGGATGCCTGCGTCAAGCTCGTCGAGCGTGTCGATCTGGATGCCCTTCCAGCCATAGGCTTCTGCCAGTTTCACGAAATCGGGCAGCGCATCGGAGTACGAGCTGGAATAGCGGCTTTCATAGGTCAGTTCCTGCCACTGGCGGACCATGCCCATCCACTCGTTGTTGAGGATGAAGACCTTGACCGGCAGGCGGAACTGCGTGGCGGTGCCCAGTTCCTGGATGTTCATCTGGATCGAGGCATCGCCCGCGATGTCGATGACCAGCGAATCCGGGCAGCCGACCTGCGCGCCGATGGCGGCGGGCAGGCCATAGCCCATCGTGCCAAGACCACCCGAGGTCAGCCACTTGTTCGGGTCCTGGAAGTGGAAGTGCTGGGCGGCCCACATCTGGTGCTGGCCCACTTCGGTGCTGATGACCGGGTTGCGGTCCTTGGTCAGCTCGTAGAGGCGCTCGATCGCCAGCTGGGGCATGATCTCGCCGTTGGTGCGCTTGGGATAGGCCAGGCTCTGG
The genomic region above belongs to Novosphingobium sp. IK01 and contains:
- the ilvC gene encoding ketol-acid reductoisomerase, with amino-acid sequence MKVYYDADCDLNLIAGKKIAILGYGSQGHAHAQNLRDSGIKEVAIALRPGSASAAKAEAAGFKVLANAEAAAWADILMILAPDEHQAAIYADDIHANLRPGSALAFAHGLNVHFGLIEPRADVDVIMIAPKGPGHTVRGEYTKGGGVPCLVAVHQDATGNAHDVALAYASGVGGGRSGIIETNFKEECETDLFGEQAVLCGGITHLIQAGFETLVEAGYAPEMAYFECLHETKLIVDLLYEGGIANMRYSISNTAEYGDIVTGPRIITAETKAEMKRVLADIQSGRFVKNFVLDNRAGQPELKASRKAAAAHPIEKTGAQLRAMMPWIGANKLVDQTKN
- the ilvN gene encoding acetolactate synthase small subunit; its protein translation is MMKIKIPAQERHVLTITVDNEAGILAKIAGLFTARGYNIDSLTVADITDEHDVSRITIVTHGPPAVIDQIHAQLERLVPVHKVTDLTEVGPYVARELALIKVSGKGENRVEALRLADVFRAQVVDTTTSSFIFELTGAPEKIDTFVSLMKELGLVEVGRTGIVGMIRGTQAV